attaaaaatttataaatataagatATATTACTTTTTCTAATACagtcaaaatattttataaatttcaaaGAATGAAATATCAAAAAGGAGTAACCTTTCTCTCACTTGAAATGATAAATAATACTTAATTAAAGCTCTGtttattttttagtatttgagatatttagaaaaattatttaacagaaaatattttttgttaaaaagaaaattaattaatttaaaaaaaaaatcatttttcattttttagattttgatattcttgtcaaaatgtgaaaaaatttataaatatataaaataaatatatgtcattaattaaatattacaattaaataacagaaaattttttaatgaaaattttttaaaaaaaaatatttttcatgagaaatattttttatatataaattatttttatgaaataaaaataagCTTCAATTAATATTTAAGTGATTAAATAGTGAaagttaaatattaaattaaattttaatttttatatatttttaacctagaatttataattttaattaatgaacCCCAATTATAATCATTAAACTTTAATTGTAAATCTAagtaaaaatttttaagtttttgaaaattcaattaaaaaaaaaaagaaaattaaaagatgAATAAAAAACCTAATTGCCCATCTAATTAGGGAGAAGTTCATTGCATTTATAGATGGTCCAAATTGCAAAGGAACCTACTTTTTTTTCTACTTGCATATATATCATATTATAAACATTTCTTTAATGTATTCCAAGATTGGGATGTTACTTGACTTTGGCCTTTTTCCCTCTAATTTTGTTATAGTATATCACAAGCAATgtagataaatttttttttatatttaattttttttatattttatatatattatcatAATAATGTTACTCAAATTAATAATCTTTATTTCatggaaaataatttatatattaaaaatatttttatataaaagaatttaatttttcataaaaatattttttattatttgattgtaatattaaattaatgatatatgttatgtcatttatgtaaaaatatttttatattttaataaaattattaaagtttaaaaaaataaaaaaaatgacttaatttttttattgataaaaaatatttttaattgatttatttttttgaatgctCTAACAGTTATAAAAtgtgaaaaaaattttaatatattaattattagatgtatctaaaatattaaaaaataatattttctaaaaaaatgaatattttttataatataaaaaataaattttatataattataaaaaataatacatatattAATAGACCTAATAATTTCTGATAATAGCATGGTTGAATCGTCAAAAAGAACAATGAAGAATTTTCTTCTTGCTAGTGCTTAAAATAAACACGATAACGGAAAGGGCAAGTCCGCGACCCGAGAGTTGGTGAGAATTGATAGAAGGGAAAACCTTTTATCAGTTAATAGACACATCCCAGAGCCTCACCCCTGGGCTCTGCACAAAGCAAAAAAATGACACGATTCAACCAACAAAAGCATTTCGTTCTGGTCCACGGGGCTTGCCATGGGGCTTGGTCTTGGTACAAGCTCAAGCCATTATTAAAGGCCGCCGGCCACCAGGTCTCGGCGCTGGACCTGGCGGCTTCTGGCATCGACATGAAGTCAATCCAACATGTTCATACGCTTTATGAATACACTCATCCTCTGTTAGAGTTATTGGCTTCGCTACCACCAAATGAAAGGGTTATCCTTGTTGGGCACAGCTTGGGAGGCCTGAATTTGGCTCTTGCCATGGAAAAATTCCCTCAGAAGATTTCTGTTGCTGTTTACTTATCAGCTTTCATGCCTGATACCCTTCACCAGCCATCATACGTATTGGATCAGGTATATACATATGTTGGGTTTTCTTCTTCTATTTTTGTTTTTTTCCATCCAAATTTTCAACTTTGGCTGCGTTTCCCACCGCCTTGGACCAGCTTGGAATTGAGTTTCAGGCTTTTCTTCttaattattttagatattattaaaaaagataattttgaaaatttattttattacttttaataATCTTATgatgattaaaatatattatatttaatttttaatactttaattaatgtatttaaaaAAACATTTCCATTATAAAACTTTATCTTGTCTACCCATAAATTTgttaggaaaaaaaaatattttcttatctgTGTCTCattcataataaattatatacaGTACAACAAAAGGACCCCAAACGAAGCATGGCTGGACACACAATTTCTGCCCTACAGCACCTCTCTGCAGCATATGAGTTCAATGTTTTTTGGCCCCAAGTTCATATCCTCCAAGCTTTATCAACTAAGTCCCATTGAGGATCTTGAATTGGCAATGACATTGGTAAGGCCTTCATCACTGTTCCTGCACGAT
This sequence is a window from Hevea brasiliensis isolate MT/VB/25A 57/8 chromosome 10, ASM3005281v1, whole genome shotgun sequence. Protein-coding genes within it:
- the LOC110664388 gene encoding salicylic acid-binding protein 2, with the protein product MTRFNQQKHFVLVHGACHGAWSWYKLKPLLKAAGHQVSALDLAASGIDMKSIQHVHTLYEYTHPLLELLASLPPNERVILVGHSLGGLNLALAMEKFPQKISVAVYLSAFMPDTLHQPSYVLDQYNKRTPNEAWLDTQFLPYSTSLQHMSSMFFGPKFISSKLYQLSPIEDLELAMTLVRPSSLFLHDLSQAKKFSSEGYGSVSRVYIICEEDKAIPEEFQQWMIANSPVEQVIKIEGSDHMTMFSKPQELCQCLCEIAQKYA